In the genome of Marispirochaeta sp., one region contains:
- a CDS encoding iron-containing alcohol dehydrogenase: MDYRETAESLLKEFKGDNYLYGRDVLGKIGDIAAAVGKKAVFVCDKFPGSEEHIEKIRTSLADAGVTIVKEEAGAGPNAPREDLNRITKTVVDAAPDVLVSFGGGSTIDAVKSAEVLRTLGGDIEDYFGTGQVTAVLEKSGKKLTPHIAIQTAASSGAHLTKYSNITDLKTGQKKLVVDEAVVPQFPVFDFSVTYGAPKSLTMDGALDGIAHCLEVLYGAVGNANYDKIEKIAEAGIGLVVENLPKVINNPKDLDARDALCLATDMGGYAIMVGGTNGGHLTSFSLVDLLSHGRACAMMNPYYTVFFAPSVEKPLQMVGKIYKDAGLLNKNVSSLKGRELGEAVADAMLELSRKIGFPTKLSEVEGFTQAHIERALTAAKNPQLKMKLQNMPIPLDSSQIDDYMGPILEAAKSGDFSVIKNL, encoded by the coding sequence ATGGACTATCGAGAAACAGCAGAAAGTTTGCTTAAAGAGTTCAAGGGCGATAACTATCTCTATGGCAGAGACGTGCTTGGAAAGATCGGTGATATAGCCGCTGCTGTAGGTAAGAAAGCAGTATTCGTATGCGACAAATTTCCTGGAAGTGAAGAACACATCGAAAAGATACGAACGTCCCTTGCTGACGCCGGGGTAACAATCGTAAAAGAAGAGGCAGGAGCAGGCCCCAACGCTCCCCGCGAAGACCTCAACAGGATAACCAAAACTGTTGTAGATGCGGCTCCGGATGTGCTGGTAAGTTTCGGCGGCGGAAGTACTATTGATGCTGTAAAGTCAGCGGAGGTGCTGCGGACCCTTGGCGGAGACATCGAAGATTACTTTGGAACCGGTCAGGTGACCGCCGTACTGGAAAAGAGCGGTAAGAAACTTACTCCCCATATCGCAATCCAGACTGCTGCAAGTTCCGGCGCACATCTGACCAAGTATTCGAATATCACGGATCTTAAAACCGGCCAGAAGAAGCTGGTTGTAGACGAAGCTGTTGTCCCCCAGTTCCCGGTATTTGATTTTTCCGTTACATATGGAGCTCCCAAGAGCCTGACCATGGATGGCGCTCTCGACGGAATCGCTCATTGTCTTGAGGTTCTTTACGGTGCAGTCGGTAACGCGAACTACGACAAGATTGAAAAGATTGCAGAAGCCGGCATCGGGCTTGTGGTAGAAAACCTGCCCAAGGTTATTAATAATCCCAAGGATCTTGATGCCCGGGATGCCTTGTGCCTGGCCACAGACATGGGCGGCTATGCAATCATGGTCGGCGGAACCAACGGCGGACACCTTACCAGCTTTTCGTTGGTAGACCTCCTGAGCCACGGTCGCGCCTGTGCCATGATGAACCCGTACTATACAGTATTCTTTGCGCCTTCTGTAGAGAAACCCCTGCAGATGGTAGGAAAGATCTACAAGGATGCTGGTTTATTGAACAAGAATGTCTCCAGCCTGAAGGGACGCGAACTTGGAGAAGCAGTCGCCGATGCCATGCTTGAGCTGTCCAGGAAAATCGGCTTCCCTACCAAACTGAGCGAAGTCGAAGGATTTACTCAGGCCCATATTGAACGGGCACTGACCGCTGCAAAGAATCCTCAGCTGAAAATGAAGCTGCAGAATATGCCGATTCCCCTTGATTCTTCACAGATCGACGACTATATGGGACCGATCCTTGAAGCTGCAAAGTCCGGTGACTTTAGTGTTATCAAGAACCTGTAA
- a CDS encoding hydroxyacid dehydrogenase encodes MAAFKVLIPQDIMEEGKDYLREKGYEIKMGSGITVEDIVKDVADCDAILARTAPFPAEVLEAGKKLKVIGRHGVGVDNIDVKKAEELGIWVTNSPESNSNTVAEHAIGLIVALAHNIVRSDKAFRAGDFEIRNRVKGSDLEGKVLGVLGMGKIGRLVARKAHHGLGMKVIGYDPFLKADQFPEWVSKVDDWDEIFRDSDFLTIHIPATPNTKNSIGAKEFGLMKKGACVINAARGEVVDEPALVEALKNGKIAGAGLDVFAEEPPAKDHPFFGMDNVVVTPHNAALTTECMIRMATHAAQGIHEVLTGGMPTWPVNNPSKHR; translated from the coding sequence ATGGCTGCATTCAAGGTTTTAATCCCCCAGGATATAATGGAAGAAGGCAAGGACTACCTGCGTGAAAAGGGCTATGAGATTAAAATGGGCAGCGGAATCACTGTCGAAGATATCGTAAAAGATGTTGCAGACTGCGATGCTATTCTTGCACGGACTGCTCCTTTTCCCGCGGAGGTTCTGGAAGCAGGCAAAAAGCTTAAAGTTATTGGCCGGCATGGGGTTGGTGTTGATAACATCGATGTTAAAAAGGCAGAAGAGCTCGGTATCTGGGTAACAAATTCTCCGGAGTCCAACTCTAACACAGTTGCCGAACATGCCATTGGTCTTATTGTAGCCCTGGCCCACAACATTGTTCGCAGTGATAAAGCCTTTCGCGCCGGAGATTTCGAGATCAGGAACCGCGTAAAGGGCAGTGATCTTGAGGGAAAGGTATTAGGCGTCCTTGGTATGGGAAAAATCGGCCGGCTTGTTGCCCGGAAGGCGCACCATGGCCTTGGAATGAAGGTTATTGGATATGATCCTTTCCTCAAAGCTGATCAGTTTCCCGAATGGGTAAGCAAGGTTGATGATTGGGATGAGATATTTAGAGATTCCGATTTCCTGACTATTCACATTCCTGCTACTCCAAACACAAAGAATTCTATCGGCGCCAAAGAGTTCGGTCTGATGAAAAAAGGCGCATGTGTTATCAATGCTGCCCGGGGTGAGGTTGTTGATGAGCCGGCTCTGGTCGAGGCTTTGAAAAACGGCAAAATAGCTGGAGCCGGTCTTGATGTTTTTGCCGAGGAACCGCCGGCAAAGGATCATCCCTTCTTTGGTATGGATAATGTTGTTGTAACGCCGCACAACGCTGCGCTTACAACTGAATGCATGATCAGGATGGCTACCCACGCGGCCCAGGGCATACATGAGGTTCTTACCGGCGGTATGCCCACATGGCCGGTTAATAATCCTTCAAAACACAGATAA
- a CDS encoding aldolase/citrate lyase family protein, whose amino-acid sequence MAVEELREGKKIVGTMVRMLRNPAIAQIAKHAGLDFIMFDMEHGPLSIESFSDVAKVARSVGLGIFVRIPELSKGYVSRLMDAGADGIMCPMLSTEEEAKTLVKYARYAPTGSRGFGSNGVFTSFGGVKTDVPTFMKEQNRATLAIAQIETKEAVENIDKIAAVEGIDVLLIGPNDLAISLGVPGDTMCEPTQAAIAKIVAAAKKHNKFFALHAGGALFDKWLPEMDIVMNDLDINILSNGFAAIAKKVKG is encoded by the coding sequence ATGGCAGTAGAAGAACTGCGTGAAGGTAAGAAAATAGTTGGAACCATGGTTAGAATGCTGAGAAATCCCGCCATCGCTCAGATCGCTAAACACGCGGGGCTGGATTTTATTATGTTCGATATGGAACACGGCCCTCTTTCCATCGAGTCATTTTCCGATGTAGCCAAGGTTGCCAGATCGGTGGGACTCGGTATCTTTGTGCGTATACCTGAATTATCCAAGGGATACGTTTCCCGGCTTATGGATGCCGGCGCAGACGGAATCATGTGTCCCATGCTGAGCACCGAAGAAGAAGCAAAGACTCTTGTTAAGTACGCTCGGTATGCGCCTACAGGAAGCCGTGGATTCGGCAGCAACGGCGTTTTTACCTCCTTTGGCGGAGTTAAAACCGATGTTCCCACTTTTATGAAAGAACAGAACAGAGCGACCCTTGCCATTGCGCAGATTGAAACTAAAGAAGCAGTAGAGAATATCGATAAAATTGCTGCCGTCGAAGGTATTGACGTTCTGCTTATTGGTCCTAACGATCTGGCGATTTCCCTGGGTGTTCCTGGAGATACCATGTGCGAGCCTACCCAGGCAGCAATTGCTAAAATTGTAGCAGCAGCTAAGAAGCATAATAAATTCTTTGCCCTCCATGCCGGTGGTGCTTTATTCGACAAGTGGCTTCCGGAAATGGATATTGTAATGAATGATCTGGATATTAATATTTTAAGCAACGGCTTTGCTGCCATAGCGAAAAAGGTCAAAGGATAA
- a CDS encoding GntR family transcriptional regulator produces the protein MTKNEILRDLRQKILNENYEQGESLIERELCEFYEISRTPIREILWRLVLEGIVEQKPARGFFVRKLGWEQIFDIFQTREAVEGMAVRLTCQRGDAQIFEQLKDIKKQLTDLDDTDIDIGGPKWGRTFHDTVLEGSSNSLLKEIYQKVSYMAKMTSNIARHSVSIESLSRDYHVSIIDAILSGDPDKSEHLMREHLRTTCRGIIDTFYPQVFVGQGRNGKSTKGIGKR, from the coding sequence ATGACAAAAAACGAAATTCTTAGGGACTTACGCCAGAAGATTTTAAATGAGAACTATGAACAGGGTGAATCACTGATTGAACGGGAATTATGTGAATTCTACGAGATCAGCAGGACTCCCATACGTGAAATTCTTTGGCGTCTTGTGCTGGAAGGGATTGTGGAACAGAAACCCGCCCGGGGCTTTTTTGTCCGCAAATTGGGTTGGGAACAGATCTTTGATATTTTTCAGACCCGGGAAGCTGTTGAAGGAATGGCTGTACGCCTGACGTGCCAGCGTGGTGATGCCCAAATATTTGAGCAGCTGAAAGACATAAAAAAACAGCTTACCGATCTTGATGATACTGATATTGATATCGGTGGACCAAAATGGGGCAGAACTTTCCATGATACCGTTCTTGAGGGTTCTTCCAACTCTCTGCTAAAGGAAATTTATCAGAAGGTCAGTTACATGGCAAAAATGACAAGTAATATCGCGCGGCACTCAGTTTCTATCGAAAGCCTTTCCAGGGACTACCATGTATCCATTATTGACGCCATTCTTTCGGGGGACCCCGATAAAAGCGAACATCTGATGCGTGAGCATTTACGCACAACCTGCAGGGGTATTATTGACACATTTTACCCCCAGGTTTTTGTTGGTCAGGGACGCAATGGAAAAAGTACAAAAGGAATTGGAAAACGATAA
- a CDS encoding tripartite tricarboxylate transporter permease: MDWGILIQEWTMLPSMALSVLTNPQTLLGLVLGGLLGMIGGILPGISAVMSMTLMLGFVFKMPVDAGIGLLVGIYTGAIYGGSITAILLNMPGTPAAAATVLDGHAMARNGKSREAVGLATWSSFFGEIGGELGTFILLPFIAVVALKLGDWEIFLVSLIGLTLAGALGAKNPVKGWIAAFAGFLVVMIGTDPIWGVFRYGYTPDLMRGIKFLPVLIGLFGITEVFWVLRDKVPYQLTEKPGRMIARIKDLKGNVRTIFRSIMIGLGVGIVPGVGESVAPWLAYDMAQRKSRDGSKFGTGIPEGVIAPEVANNATSGGALIPMLVLGIPGSGPTAVMLAAFFMYGIRPGPMLIIEFPGFIAKIIFLFWVSAVIFRLLSWLLSKYFIGLLSVRREVILPVAVGLGIIGAWGVGFNTFDVLVMFIFGVVGYVMRLRSFPLAPMVLGVMIGTVADQSLRRALVTYSGNIPGMFMRPFGLVLLIAFIIIIYSQMKFRRKLKIDDE, encoded by the coding sequence ATGGATTGGGGCATACTGATACAGGAGTGGACAATGCTGCCGAGCATGGCCCTTTCGGTATTGACAAATCCGCAAACCTTACTGGGGCTTGTACTTGGTGGGCTGCTGGGAATGATCGGCGGTATCCTGCCCGGAATATCTGCGGTCATGTCCATGACCCTGATGCTGGGATTCGTGTTTAAAATGCCGGTGGACGCCGGAATTGGTCTTCTTGTGGGAATCTATACCGGAGCGATTTACGGGGGAAGTATTACCGCGATTCTCCTGAATATGCCGGGGACGCCGGCTGCCGCTGCCACTGTTCTTGATGGACATGCCATGGCAAGAAACGGCAAATCCCGCGAAGCGGTAGGACTTGCAACCTGGTCGAGCTTTTTTGGAGAAATTGGCGGAGAGCTCGGAACGTTTATTCTTTTGCCGTTTATTGCTGTTGTTGCCTTGAAGCTGGGGGACTGGGAGATTTTTCTCGTTTCCCTGATCGGACTTACCCTCGCCGGGGCTCTTGGTGCTAAGAATCCCGTAAAAGGATGGATTGCCGCGTTCGCCGGTTTCCTGGTAGTTATGATCGGAACTGACCCTATTTGGGGCGTATTCCGCTATGGGTATACGCCGGATCTTATGCGGGGTATCAAATTTCTGCCCGTATTAATCGGTCTTTTTGGTATTACCGAGGTCTTCTGGGTCCTTCGTGACAAAGTTCCGTACCAGTTAACAGAAAAGCCGGGCCGGATGATAGCCAGGATCAAGGATCTTAAAGGGAATGTCAGGACCATCTTTCGTTCTATTATGATCGGGCTTGGGGTCGGTATTGTCCCGGGTGTTGGTGAATCTGTCGCCCCCTGGCTGGCCTACGACATGGCCCAGAGAAAATCCAGGGATGGAAGCAAGTTTGGTACTGGAATCCCCGAGGGAGTAATTGCCCCTGAGGTCGCGAATAATGCTACTTCCGGCGGTGCTTTGATTCCGATGCTGGTGCTTGGTATCCCCGGGAGCGGGCCGACAGCTGTAATGCTTGCTGCATTTTTCATGTACGGTATTCGGCCGGGCCCCATGCTCATTATTGAATTCCCCGGATTTATCGCCAAGATTATTTTCCTGTTCTGGGTTTCAGCGGTAATATTCCGTTTGTTATCATGGCTGCTTTCGAAGTACTTTATCGGGTTATTGTCCGTCAGGCGTGAAGTAATTCTTCCGGTCGCCGTTGGTCTTGGTATAATCGGGGCCTGGGGCGTCGGGTTTAACACCTTTGATGTTCTGGTGATGTTCATCTTTGGTGTAGTAGGATATGTAATGCGCTTACGAAGCTTTCCTCTGGCACCAATGGTTCTGGGTGTCATGATAGGTACCGTTGCCGACCAGTCCTTGCGGCGGGCGCTTGTGACCTATTCCGGCAATATTCCCGGTATGTTTATGCGTCCCTTTGGTCTTGTTCTCCTGATTGCATTTATTATTATCATCTACAGTCAAATGAAATTTCGCAGGAAATTGAAAATCGATGATGAGTAG
- a CDS encoding tripartite tricarboxylate transporter TctB family protein, giving the protein MKDNQSNEQTQASGNDALSDILAACGFLLFAVFMFIGATQFTYKSNMGFITSAGFTPMLLSILVIVLSVILIIETVKRNTSARLSLSEWFKGAREDETVRRSVVLALLTGVYIALVGVVNFILLTFVFLFVIYYYLQVGKLWRVLLYSVMNTVLIAYIIPTVYQMPLP; this is encoded by the coding sequence ATGAAAGATAATCAGTCGAATGAACAGACACAAGCTTCAGGCAATGATGCCCTTTCGGATATTCTGGCGGCCTGTGGTTTCCTTCTGTTTGCAGTTTTCATGTTTATCGGCGCGACACAGTTTACTTACAAATCGAATATGGGTTTTATTACTTCAGCGGGGTTCACCCCGATGCTCCTGTCCATATTGGTCATTGTCTTATCTGTTATTCTTATTATTGAAACTGTAAAGAGAAACACGTCAGCCCGTTTAAGTCTGTCCGAATGGTTCAAAGGTGCCCGTGAAGATGAGACTGTCAGAAGATCCGTAGTGTTGGCGCTGTTGACCGGAGTCTATATAGCATTGGTGGGCGTGGTTAATTTTATTCTTCTAACTTTCGTCTTTTTATTTGTCATCTACTATTATCTGCAGGTTGGAAAACTGTGGCGAGTTCTTTTATACAGCGTCATGAATACGGTATTGATAGCTTATATTATTCCAACCGTATATCAGATGCCGTTACCGTAA
- a CDS encoding IS110 family transposase, which yields MEEKIRYVGIDLGKRTYQCAILDEKAKNQQFNGKADGIGLERLAKRLGNDDLVGLEAGNNAFNIARYLTDRVGCHVVVLNPGKLAMIYQSLKKTDREDAVQIARLLQRNPVEELPTVPLPTKKEEEERSVVAELATYKADRTRYINRLHSVFLDSGITTITKADLKTASNREKNVLTLLTGRHVREARRLIEMVAYCEAIIEDLEQETKQFLESEKNTGILMSVPGVGPATALAFIAYVGDGSRFANADQVANYAGLTPRVDSSGETHRMGPISKRGCAYLRRVIVQAAWSLVRSKSGGHLKEAYKTLITRKPKAVAIIAIARRLVKLLYTLVTKKTYYRYSQLKERLAKLKYHKLQIIGLGS from the coding sequence ATGGAAGAGAAGATTCGGTATGTAGGCATCGACCTTGGTAAACGGACTTACCAGTGTGCGATTCTCGATGAGAAAGCCAAGAATCAACAGTTCAATGGAAAAGCCGATGGGATTGGCTTAGAGCGACTTGCCAAGAGATTGGGTAATGATGATTTGGTAGGACTGGAAGCGGGGAACAATGCGTTCAATATTGCTCGATATCTGACTGACCGGGTTGGGTGCCATGTTGTTGTTCTGAACCCTGGGAAGCTTGCAATGATTTACCAATCGCTGAAAAAAACGGATAGGGAAGATGCAGTACAAATTGCCCGCCTGTTACAGCGGAACCCGGTAGAAGAATTGCCAACCGTACCGTTGCCAACGAAGAAAGAGGAAGAGGAGAGGTCAGTTGTAGCCGAACTGGCAACTTACAAAGCAGACCGAACAAGGTACATAAACCGGCTCCATAGTGTGTTTCTCGATTCGGGTATTACAACGATAACGAAAGCGGATCTAAAAACGGCATCGAACAGAGAGAAGAACGTATTGACCCTTCTTACCGGACGGCATGTTCGAGAAGCGAGGCGACTGATAGAAATGGTTGCCTACTGTGAAGCGATTATTGAAGATTTAGAACAGGAAACAAAGCAGTTCCTGGAATCCGAGAAGAACACTGGGATTCTCATGTCTGTCCCAGGAGTCGGTCCTGCTACCGCGTTGGCTTTTATTGCCTACGTAGGGGATGGAAGTCGATTTGCGAATGCAGATCAGGTGGCAAACTACGCAGGCCTCACACCTCGGGTCGATAGCTCTGGGGAAACTCATCGAATGGGGCCAATATCAAAGCGAGGATGTGCATATTTGCGCAGAGTGATCGTACAGGCAGCATGGTCACTGGTGCGTTCGAAAAGTGGGGGGCACTTGAAAGAGGCTTACAAAACTTTAATCACTCGAAAACCTAAAGCAGTAGCGATTATTGCCATTGCTCGGAGATTAGTAAAGCTTCTGTACACCTTGGTGACAAAGAAGACATATTATCGGTATAGCCAGCTTAAAGAGAGGCTTGCGAAGCTGAAATATCATAAATTACAAATTATTGGATTGGGGTCTTGA
- a CDS encoding tripartite tricarboxylate transporter substrate binding protein, whose amino-acid sequence MKEKRFFIGLIGALFVLYLAMPVFAEGAKESGQAVWPARPINAMVGWSAGGTSDTTVRALAQEMGEFFGQEVKITNMEGANGGIAYQNVYQADSDGYRWFGGAQVQATYPITKQAKIGWEEFYPFPAGMGATTIYVRSDSGYKDLPALVNAIKNGSKVVKYGTTSRGGNGSIFGEVFSQAAGIADKVQEVPYNGGREAGRYLLSGDVEYISVSLGDVSDWAEEGRIKPIANLYSKDYVWRGVTFPTITKYYPELEVYMSINPYWGIAIKRDTPEAVVEKIAEAFVHAVKQDRFKEALEARGIIVDPKMGDAADEAAAIVGAGRGWAQYDYGIVDTSPATFDIPRVTNWEWPHNEAAKNVRPWPAKVEELYKSELAQ is encoded by the coding sequence ATGAAGGAGAAAAGGTTTTTCATTGGTTTAATCGGTGCACTGTTCGTACTTTATCTTGCAATGCCGGTTTTCGCAGAAGGTGCCAAGGAGTCTGGACAGGCTGTTTGGCCTGCCCGTCCCATTAATGCCATGGTAGGATGGTCGGCAGGTGGTACTTCTGATACTACGGTTCGGGCCCTGGCGCAGGAGATGGGAGAATTCTTCGGACAGGAAGTAAAGATCACTAACATGGAAGGCGCCAACGGGGGTATAGCGTATCAGAACGTATATCAGGCAGATAGTGATGGCTATCGCTGGTTCGGAGGTGCTCAGGTTCAGGCTACCTATCCGATTACAAAGCAGGCAAAGATCGGCTGGGAGGAGTTCTATCCTTTCCCCGCCGGTATGGGCGCGACTACCATCTATGTACGCAGCGATTCCGGTTACAAAGATCTGCCTGCTCTTGTTAACGCCATCAAAAACGGCAGCAAGGTCGTGAAGTATGGTACCACCAGCCGGGGTGGTAATGGTTCCATCTTTGGCGAGGTTTTTTCCCAGGCTGCAGGAATCGCCGATAAGGTACAGGAAGTTCCCTACAATGGCGGCCGCGAGGCTGGACGGTATCTTCTTTCCGGTGATGTGGAATACATTTCCGTATCCCTGGGCGATGTTTCCGACTGGGCCGAAGAGGGAAGAATCAAACCGATTGCCAACCTCTATTCCAAAGACTATGTATGGCGCGGTGTAACCTTCCCCACAATCACAAAATACTATCCCGAACTTGAAGTCTACATGTCCATCAATCCCTATTGGGGAATTGCCATTAAGCGTGACACTCCCGAAGCTGTTGTTGAAAAAATTGCCGAAGCTTTTGTTCATGCGGTTAAGCAGGACAGGTTTAAGGAAGCTCTTGAAGCCCGCGGGATTATTGTAGATCCCAAGATGGGCGATGCAGCGGACGAGGCGGCAGCTATTGTAGGCGCCGGTCGCGGTTGGGCCCAGTACGACTACGGTATTGTCGATACCAGTCCTGCAACGTTTGATATCCCCCGGGTAACCAATTGGGAGTGGCCCCACAACGAGGCTGCAAAGAATGTTCGTCCCTGGCCTGCCAAGGTTGAGGAACTGTATAAGAGTGAGCTTGCTCAGTAA
- a CDS encoding lactate racemase domain-containing protein — protein sequence MDSISKILDPMPVPRMYRVHHRIEGPAIHDIPREVRIQLSSRNAMANIRKGQSIAVTVGSRGIVNQPLVVKTLVEELKKADAHPFLIPAMGSHGGATAEGQIEILHDLGFTEEFIGAPIKASMETVQIGVTPSGLPVYIDKYAHEADGIVLVNRVKVHTSFTGEIESGLIKMSVIGLGKQKGAEICHELGFEQMETRLLEISRTTIEKCSILFGLAMLENGQHETAEIHIVPKDKIEEQEIQLQKRAKELLARVPFEKLEVLIIDRIGKEISGAGLDPNVVGRYHTGLGSGGPSVTRISILDITDASHGNGCGLGIGDFTTRRAFEKFDFAASYPNSLTSNVTVSSKIPLVMKNDRQAIQAAIKTCLLWDKTRARLVHIHDTLSLEEFEVSETLLQEVEDNPNLEVIEGPYELHFDKDGNLV from the coding sequence ATGGATTCTATCAGCAAAATCCTGGACCCAATGCCCGTACCCCGAATGTACCGAGTGCATCACCGCATTGAAGGCCCCGCTATACACGACATACCCCGGGAGGTACGTATTCAACTCTCCTCCCGGAATGCCATGGCGAATATCAGAAAAGGTCAGAGCATAGCTGTTACCGTCGGCAGCAGGGGAATCGTAAATCAGCCTCTGGTCGTCAAAACCCTGGTTGAAGAACTAAAGAAAGCCGACGCACATCCATTTCTTATACCCGCCATGGGCAGTCACGGCGGTGCCACCGCGGAGGGTCAAATTGAGATTCTGCATGACCTGGGTTTTACCGAAGAGTTCATTGGGGCTCCTATTAAGGCAAGTATGGAAACCGTCCAGATTGGAGTAACACCCTCCGGACTTCCGGTATACATAGACAAATACGCCCACGAAGCCGACGGAATCGTACTGGTAAACCGGGTTAAGGTTCACACCTCTTTTACCGGGGAGATAGAAAGCGGATTGATAAAAATGAGTGTTATCGGCCTGGGAAAGCAAAAAGGTGCAGAAATCTGTCACGAACTCGGCTTCGAGCAGATGGAAACCAGACTCCTGGAAATATCCCGGACAACGATCGAGAAATGTTCCATACTCTTTGGACTCGCCATGCTGGAAAACGGTCAGCACGAGACCGCGGAGATACACATTGTGCCAAAAGACAAGATCGAGGAACAGGAGATTCAGCTGCAAAAGAGGGCAAAGGAACTCCTTGCCAGGGTCCCCTTTGAGAAACTGGAAGTCCTGATCATAGACAGGATCGGAAAAGAGATCAGCGGTGCAGGACTGGACCCCAATGTAGTCGGACGTTATCACACCGGACTCGGCAGCGGCGGACCATCGGTAACCAGAATCAGCATACTTGATATTACAGACGCCTCTCACGGCAACGGCTGTGGTCTTGGAATTGGAGACTTTACAACCCGACGGGCCTTTGAAAAGTTCGATTTTGCCGCCTCCTATCCTAACTCGCTCACCTCAAACGTGACGGTTTCGTCAAAGATTCCCCTGGTCATGAAAAACGACCGCCAGGCAATACAGGCGGCGATTAAGACCTGCCTGCTGTGGGACAAAACCCGGGCCCGACTGGTACATATACACGATACCCTTTCTCTGGAGGAGTTCGAAGTATCGGAAACCCTGCTTCAGGAGGTTGAAGACAACCCGAACCTGGAGGTGATCGAAGGACCGTATGAGCTTCATTTCGACAAAGACGGAAACCTTGTATAG
- a CDS encoding tryptophan-rich sensory protein, translated as MKKAKLLSISNVILFIGVLIVNAAANALPINGYNTGELSDMYPNLFVPAGITFSIWGVIYILLAIFSIYSLILVFKGSETNRIYYNGFGLYFAFSSIGNIAWIFLWHYKLIALSVLAMLLILVSLIFTYIRIQDSTHNLPKAKLLLLKIPISIYLGWICVATIANITDFLADRGWNGFGISEVVWTVVVITVAAVLGIAFIIKNNDIFYPLVVIWAFIGIIIKRNAVAIEAEQPIVFASYLMIAILAVGILYKIRKKEIYD; from the coding sequence ATGAAAAAAGCAAAACTATTATCAATCAGTAACGTAATTCTCTTTATTGGTGTTCTAATAGTAAATGCGGCAGCGAACGCACTGCCAATAAACGGATATAATACGGGTGAATTATCCGATATGTATCCTAATCTGTTTGTACCTGCAGGGATAACGTTTTCTATTTGGGGAGTAATCTACATCCTTTTAGCTATATTCTCGATTTATTCATTAATACTGGTCTTTAAAGGTTCGGAAACCAATAGGATCTATTATAACGGATTCGGTTTATACTTTGCATTTTCGAGCATAGGTAATATCGCCTGGATATTCTTGTGGCATTACAAACTGATAGCATTATCAGTACTGGCGATGCTGCTGATATTAGTATCACTCATTTTTACCTACATCAGGATACAAGATTCAACGCATAATTTACCAAAGGCCAAACTTTTGCTGCTCAAGATTCCTATAAGTATCTATTTAGGATGGATTTGTGTTGCGACTATAGCAAATATTACTGACTTCTTAGCCGATCGCGGATGGAATGGATTTGGTATAAGCGAAGTTGTCTGGACCGTTGTTGTAATAACAGTTGCCGCGGTACTGGGTATCGCATTTATCATAAAGAATAATGATATTTTCTATCCTTTGGTTGTTATATGGGCATTTATAGGAATCATTATAAAACGAAATGCCGTTGCTATAGAAGCAGAACAGCCAATCGTCTTCGCTTCATACCTTATGATAGCCATTCTTGCTGTTGGAATACTCTACAAAATCAGGAAAAAGGAAATTTATGATTAA